The following DNA comes from Vibrio gigantis.
CTGTTTACGTCAGCGTCTGTACCACGGTACATGCCAGCAGGGACTGTGCTGTATGCGTAGTATGGGTTTTCAGCTACGATTTTGTCGATCTGTGGACCCGTTGCTGAAACCAGTTTTGCATCACAAGACGTCGTTGCTTCTTTGATTGATCCGTTCGGGTGACCAACCATGTAGATGAATGCATCAATCTTGTTATCACAAAGTGCTTGTGAACGCTCAGAACCTTTAAGTTCAGAAGCAAGCTTGAAGCTGTCGTTAGTCCAGCCCATAGCGTCCATTACAACACCCATCGTTGCACGGTCACCAGAACCTGGGTTACCAATGTTTACACGCTTACCAGCTAGGTCAGACACATTGTTGATGCCAGCATCGGTACGAGCGATGATGTTGAACGGTTCTGTATGTAGAGAGAACATAGCGCGAAGTTTCTTGTATTCGCCCTGATCTTTGAACTTACTTGTACCGTTGTAGCCGTGGTATTGCCAGTCCGATTGAACAACACCGAAATCTAGTTCACCAGCACGGATGGTGTTAACGTTGTAGATTGAACCACCAGTAGACTCTACAGAACAACGAATGTTGTGGTCTTTGCGGCCTTTGTTCACTAGCTTACAAATCGCACCACCAGTTGGGTAGTAAACACCCGTTACTGAACCAGTACCAATTGTGATGAACTCTTGAGCGTTAACTGCGCCAGCGCCCATTACAGCAGCTGCAATAGCCCCAACTTTAATAAGTTTGGTAAATGCCATGAATTTCCCTTCCTTTATTCATTATTAACCCTGAAACAATTGTAGTCGTTTCTGGAGTTTCCTATTTGGAAACGGCACCTTTTTCAATCCATGTGATGAAAAAGTGGCT
Coding sequences within:
- a CDS encoding TAXI family TRAP transporter solute-binding subunit, whose amino-acid sequence is MAFTKLIKVGAIAAAVMGAGAVNAQEFITIGTGSVTGVYYPTGGAICKLVNKGRKDHNIRCSVESTGGSIYNVNTIRAGELDFGVVQSDWQYHGYNGTSKFKDQGEYKKLRAMFSLHTEPFNIIARTDAGINNVSDLAGKRVNIGNPGSGDRATMGVVMDAMGWTNDSFKLASELKGSERSQALCDNKIDAFIYMVGHPNGSIKEATTSCDAKLVSATGPQIDKIVAENPYYAYSTVPAGMYRGTDADVNSFGVAATMVTTSDVSEEVAYNVAKAVFENFDTFKRLHPAFANLKKEDMVKAGISIPLHPGAAKYYKEVGLLK